One window of the Candidatus Krumholzibacteriia bacterium genome contains the following:
- the rpsD gene encoding 30S ribosomal protein S4 — MARYTDAVCKLCRREGVKLFLKGDRCFSEKCAVDRRAYAPGEHGAERRRPRKMSEYGTQLREKQKLRRVYGVLERQFRHYFDRATRMEGVTGERLLQLLERRLDNVVYRMGFAPSRPAARQLIRHGHIQVGPRKVNIPSFRVRPGDVVAVRERSRQLSLVHEALKSAEMRPKVSYIDVDRGKLTGTFLMLPSRAEIPVPVEEQMVVELYSK, encoded by the coding sequence ATGGCTCGGTACACGGATGCGGTCTGCAAGCTCTGTCGCAGGGAGGGCGTGAAGCTCTTCCTCAAGGGCGACCGCTGTTTCTCGGAGAAATGCGCCGTCGACCGGCGGGCGTACGCCCCGGGCGAGCACGGCGCGGAACGGCGCCGGCCGCGCAAGATGTCGGAGTACGGCACGCAGCTGCGGGAGAAGCAGAAGCTGCGCCGCGTCTACGGCGTCTTGGAACGCCAGTTCCGGCACTACTTCGACCGCGCCACGCGGATGGAGGGCGTCACCGGCGAGCGGCTGCTGCAGCTGCTCGAGCGCCGGCTGGACAACGTGGTCTACCGCATGGGGTTCGCCCCGTCGCGGCCGGCGGCGCGGCAGCTCATCCGGCACGGGCACATCCAGGTGGGGCCGCGGAAGGTCAACATCCCGAGCTTCCGGGTGCGGCCGGGCGACGTGGTCGCGGTGCGTGAGCGGAGCCGGCAGCTGAGCCTCGTGCACGAGGCGTTGAAGAGCGCCGAGATGCGGCCCAAGGTCTCGTACATCGACGTGGATCGTGGCAAGCTCACCGGCACGTTCCTGATGCTGCCGAGCCGGGCCGAGATCCCGGTGCCGGTGGAAGAACAGATGGTCGTGGAGCTCTACTCGAAGTAA
- the rpsK gene encoding 30S ribosomal protein S11, producing MAEVTKKKSKPRKKEKKALPARGVAHVKSTFNNTIVTITDPTGAVVAWASSGKMGYKGSRKGTPFAAQLAAESAAREVLAQGMRKVEVWVKGPGSGREAAIRSLQAAGLEVNGIKDVTLTPHNGCRPPKRRRV from the coding sequence GTGGCTGAAGTTACGAAGAAGAAGAGCAAACCGCGCAAGAAGGAAAAGAAGGCGCTGCCGGCACGTGGCGTGGCCCACGTGAAGTCGACCTTCAACAACACCATCGTCACCATCACGGACCCGACGGGGGCGGTGGTGGCGTGGGCGAGCTCGGGCAAGATGGGCTACAAGGGCTCGCGCAAGGGCACGCCCTTCGCGGCGCAGCTGGCCGCCGAGTCGGCGGCGCGGGAGGTCCTTGCCCAGGGCATGCGCAAGGTCGAGGTGTGGGTCAAGGGCCCCGGGTCGGGCCGCGAAGCCGCGATCCGCAGCCTGCAGGCGGCGGGGCTCGAGGTGAACGGCATCAAGGACGTCACGTTGACGCCGCACAACGGTTGCCGGCCGCCCAAGCGGCGCCGGGTGTAA
- the rpsM gene encoding 30S ribosomal protein S13 — MPRIAGVDLPAEKRVIVALTYIYGIGRNTSERILKKTGIAADVRAKNLSDADTGKLRQVIENEYKVEGALRGEIAMNTKRLMDIGCYRGLRHRKGLPVRGQRTHTNARTRKGPKRRPGAKKK; from the coding sequence TTGCCTCGTATCGCAGGTGTGGATCTCCCGGCGGAGAAGCGCGTCATCGTGGCGCTGACCTACATCTATGGCATCGGCCGCAACACGTCGGAGCGCATCCTGAAGAAGACCGGGATCGCCGCAGACGTGCGCGCCAAGAACCTGAGCGACGCCGACACCGGCAAGCTCCGGCAAGTGATCGAGAACGAGTACAAGGTGGAGGGCGCGCTGCGCGGCGAGATCGCCATGAACACCAAGCGACTCATGGACATCGGCTGTTACCGGGGGCTGCGGCACCGGAAGGGCTTGCCCGTGCGCGGCCAGCGCACCCACACCAACGCCCGGACGCGCAAGGGGCCGAAGCGCCGGCCGGGCGCCAAGAAGAAGTGA
- the rpmJ gene encoding 50S ribosomal protein L36, with protein sequence MKVRASIKKLCDKCKIVRREGVVRVICSNPRHKQRQG encoded by the coding sequence ATGAAGGTGCGAGCTTCGATCAAGAAACTGTGCGACAAGTGCAAGATCGTGCGCCGTGAGGGCGTCGTGCGCGTGATCTGCTCCAACCCGCGCCACAAGCAGCGCCAGGGCTGA
- the infA gene encoding translation initiation factor IF-1 codes for MPKQEGVTVEGTVVEALPNAMFRVKLDNEHVVLAHISGKMRMYFIKILPGDKVTVELSPYDLSRGRITYRYK; via the coding sequence TTGCCTAAGCAAGAGGGTGTGACGGTCGAGGGTACGGTGGTGGAGGCTTTGCCGAACGCCATGTTCCGAGTGAAGCTCGATAACGAACACGTGGTCCTGGCGCACATTTCGGGGAAGATGCGCATGTACTTCATCAAGATCCTCCCTGGTGACAAGGTCACGGTCGAGCTGTCGCCCTACGACCTGAGTCGCGGTCGGATCACGTACCGCTACAAGTGA